Proteins found in one Anopheles aquasalis chromosome 3, idAnoAquaMG_Q_19, whole genome shotgun sequence genomic segment:
- the LOC126575126 gene encoding ATP-dependent (S)-NAD(P)H-hydrate dehydratase, with product MSSENKSPLLERARNIVPHLETERHKGQAGRIGIVGGSLEYTGAPYFAAISALKVGADLVHVFCPQAAAQVIKGYSPELIVHPLLDSNNAIIQIEPWLERLHVLVIGPGLGRDRLILQTVAELIRICRQLQKPLIIDADGLFLITQDIGLVKDYYGVILTPNAIEFCRLFGKDRDQTMASLGRLGAGVTVIEKGLNDRIYDSLTSEKYECPQGGSGRRCGGQGDLLAGSLATFYYWALESKQEISPAMVACFAASTLTKTCNKYAFKAKGRSMTCSDMIDQIHQVFDDLFEHKKD from the coding sequence ATGTCGTCGGAAAATAAGTCACCGCTGCTGGAACGTGCCCGTAACATTGTGCCTCACCTGGAGACGGAACGCCACAAGGGCCAGGCCGGTCGGATCGGTATCGTCGGTGGTTCGCTCGAGTACACCGGAGCACCGTACTTTGCGGCAATCAGCGCGCTGAAGGTGGGCGCGGATCTGGTGCATGTGTTCTGTCCGCAGGCCGCCGCCCAGGTGATCAAAGGCTACAGTCCGGAGCTGATTGTGCACCCGCTGCTGGACTCAAACAATGCCATCATCCAGATCGAACCGTGGCTGGAGAGGCTGCATGTGCTCGTGATTGGCCCGGGACTCGGCCGGGACCGACTGATTCTGCAAACGGTGGCCGAACTGATCCGCATTTGCCGCCAGCTGCAGAAACCGCTCATCATCGACGCGGATGGACTGTTCCTGATCACGCAGGATATCGGGCTGGTGAAGGATTATTACGGAGTGATACTGACACCGAATGCTATCGAGTTTTGTCGGCTGTTTGGCAAGGACCGTGACCAGACGATGGCATCCCTTGGGCGGCTCGGAGCGGGCGTGACCGTGATCGAGAAGGGGCTGAACGATCGAATTTATGATTCGCTGACGAGCGAAAAGTACGAATGCCCTCAGGGAGGCTCGGGACGGCGTTGCGGTGGACAGGGCGATCTGCTGGCCGGGTCACTGGCCACCTTCTACTACTGGGCGCTGGAGTCGAAACAGGAGATAAgcccggcgatggtggcctGCTTTGCCGCCAGCACACTCACCAAAACGTGCAACAAGTACGCGTTCAAGGCGAAAGGACGCAGCATGACGTGCAGTGATATGATCGACCAGATCCATCAGGTGTTTGATGATCTTTTCGAACACAAAAAGGACTAG